The Deltaproteobacteria bacterium nucleotide sequence CCATCGGGAGCTCGTCCACCGGCTCGTCGTCTTCGTCGCTCGCGTCCTCTTCGAGCTCCTCTTCCGACAGGAGAGCGGCGTGCTGGGAGGTCTCCGGCGGCTCGTCCTCGTCGTCGTCCTTCTCGGTCGGCGCGACCCAGGCGTTCGTGCGTCCCTCAGCACCCCGACCTCCGGCGGCGCGCGCTCCTGGTCGCCCCGGCGCCGCGACCGGCGGGTTCGGTCGCTCTCCGGTGTCGCTCTCGTCGAGCGTGGTGGGTTCGTGCCACCCGTCGGCCTGAAGGTCGCCCTCGTCCCCGCCGGTCATCGTCTCGCGGCTCGGGCTCGACGACGGCGTCGCGGCGGGCAGAATCTGGCGGCGACCCGTGGGCGGAAGCGGCTCGGGCTCCGGCGTGGCGCGCTTGGCTCGAACGGGGGGCAGAGGGCCCGTCACGGCCTGCGTGGCGGGGAGCGGCGCGTCGAGCGAGCGAGCGTCAGCCGTCGGTGCCAGAGCCTCGGTCCGCGGCGGCGGCTGGTCGAGGTCTATCGCCGGCGTCAGGTCCCGCGGATCCCGTCCCCGCCGCGAGGCCCCGCCGTCGACGCTCGGCGCCTTCACCTCCGCGTCGTCGTCGGCCTGGAGCTGACTGATCCGCTGCATCAGCCGACGCTCGGCCTCCACCTCGCCGGCGAACTCGCGCTTCATCCAGTCGGCGAGGTGATGCGTCTCGAACGCCGTCCCCGCGCGTCCGAAGTAGCGCTCGATGTCGGCGCGCAGCTCCGAGGCCCAGCCGTAGCGTTCGTCCGCCTTGCGCATCAGGGCCCGCGCGACGATGCGATCCACCTCGAGCGGCACCTCCGGGTTCACCGTCGAGGGCGGGTCCGTCACCGCCTTGCGCACGAGGTTCAGCGTCGCGAGCTGGTTCTCCCCCTCGAAGGGACGGCGGTTCGTGAGCATCTCGTAGAGCACGATCCCCACGGCGAAGATGTCCGAGCGGTGATCGAGCTGCACGCCCTCGACCTGCTCGGGCGACATGTACGCGAACTTGCCCTTCAGCTTGCCGGCGCGCGTGCGCGTCGAACGACTCGCGGCCTTGGCGATGCCAAAGTCGATGATCTTCACCTGCCCTTCGTAGGAGATGAGGATGTTCGGTGGGCTGACGTCCCGATGGATGATCTCCATCGAGCGTCCGTCGGGGAACTTCTGCCGGTGCGCGTAGTCGAGTCCCTGGCAGACGCGCGCGGCGATGTGGAGCGCCATGTCGACCGGCATGTGACGGCCGGTCTCCGCGAGCCGCGTACGGAGCGCGCGCAGGTCGCGACCCGCCACGTACTCCATCGCTATGAAGTACTGCCCCTCGATCTGGCCGAACTCCAGCACCTGCGCCACATTCGCGTGCGTCAGGTGCGCGGAGATCTGCGCCTCGTCGACGAACATGGTCTGGAAGTCGGCGTCTTCCGCGACGAGCGGCAGGATGCGCTTGATGGCCAGCACCTTCTCGAAGCCGCGCACGCCCTGGGTCTTCGCGAGGAACACCTCGGCCATCCCGCCGGAGCTGATGCGGTCGAGGAGCTGGTAGCGACCGAAGGGCTGGGGACGCACGGGCCCAGAATACCGCTAACTTGGCGAGAGGGCTAAGCCCAGAGTTGCCGGAGCTGGCGGTCCGGCGGGTGACCTCGCGCGCGTCGTGCGGGTCAATGCTTCGGGGTGGGGGACGACTTCTTGCGGGTCATCTTCCCGGCCATGGCGGCACCGATGCGTTCGTAGAGCGGTCGAGGGATGGTCTGGAGCACGCGCAACGCCGCCGACATGGGCCAGGGGAAGCGAATCACCGCCCGGCCGTCGGCCACCTCATCGCAGATGATGCGGACCGCGTCGAGCGTCTCCATCAAGAAGGGCATCGGGGTCTTGTTCTGGTCGGTGAGCTCGCTGCGGACGAAGCCGGGCTCCACCGTCGAGATCTGCAGGCCACGCGGGGCTGCCTCCATGCGCAGGGACGACAGGAGGTTCGACAGAGCCGCTTTCGAGGCCGAATAGCCTCCGTTCGCGGGCATGCTGGCTAGCGCCGCGAGGCTGGAGATGCCGACGATCACGCCCGCGCTGCGTTCGAGCATCGGGGGGAGCAGGTGCTCGATCCAGTAGACCGCGCCGAAGTAGTTCACTTGCATGGCGCGGACCGGGATCTCGGCCTTGAAGCGGTGAATGGGCATGGTGGCGCCGATCCCGGCGTTCAGGAACGCCACCTGCACGGCGCCCTGCCGCTCGGCGATCTCCGCGTGCGCTCGGGCGACCGCGCTCGCATCGCTGACGTCGGCCACGATCACGAGGGGCTCGCCCCCCGCGGCGCGGACCTTCGCCGCCACCTCCTCGAGGCGATCCGCGCGCCGGGCCACGAGCGCGAGACGTCCGCCGTACTGGGCGAGGTGCTCGGCCAGCACCGCCCCGATGCCGCTCGAGGCGCCGGTGATGAGGATGCTGGTTCCTGCTCCGTAGAGGGCTTCCGGGCTGGCCATGGGTGCTCGCTCCTTCGTCGCGCGCGGTGGTGCGTCGAGCGTTAGCATGTGCGACCGGCTCCCACCAGCGGCAAGCGTGCCCTGCGGCGCGGGAGTCAGGTGCTTGACGGATCCGTCAGGGGGACGGGGCGGGCCGCAGGACGGCGCCGCGCCGCACCAGCGCCAAGGCGCGAAGATCCCAGGTGGCACGGAGCGGCCTGCCCTGGCCCGGCTCCTGCAGCGACACGTCGCCATGCGTGTCCTTCAACTATCGATCAGCGAGATGGCTGGCATGCCCTTCCGCCTGGGGCGGGCGCTACGAGCCCAGGGGGTGCGGTGTGACGCCGTGATGCTCGACCCCCGCAGCTTTCCTCCCGAGCACCCGGAGGAGCGCGTGAACCCCCCGTGGGGCGAGACGCGTCGCCTGATCGGGGAGGCGGACGTGATCCACGTGCACGGCCTCACCACCTTCGCCCTCTTCGAGGCCGAGCTGGCTGGCCGGCCCGTGCTGCTGCACATCCACGGCGACCCGGACCGACGTCTGGCCCTGCGACTGGAGGTCCCGCAGGTGGTTTCGACCCCCGACCTCCTCGCCCCCTTTCCGCAGGCGGTCTACTGCCCGAACCTCATACTCCCCGACGAGCTGCCGCTCTCCGCCCCGCTCGGTGGTGGCCCGCTGCGCATCTTCAAGAGCCCCTCGCTCCACGACAAGCATCAGGAGCTCTTCGCCCAGCTCCTCGACCCGATCCTGCGCCAGCTCCCGGGGCGCGTGGTCTACGTCGCGCCGAACAGCCTCATGCGGGCGAAGGCCCTCGCGCAGGTGCGCGCGAGCTGCCACGTGAGCCTGGACCACCTCCACGGCTACTACGGACTCGAGAGCCTCGAGGCGCTCGCGCAGGGGCTCGTAGCGGTCAACGGCCTCTCCGCGCAGGGGCGCCTGCGCTTCACCGAGGCCGTGGGTGCGCCGCCCCCCTTCGCCGTGGCGCGCAGCGTGACGGAGGCCGGGACGCTGCTCGTGACCCTCGTCGAGGAGGCGCTCACGCGACCCGAGCGGTTCGCCGCCCGGCGCGCGGCCGGGGTGAACTTCATCCAGCGCTACTACCGGCCCGAGCGGCTCGTCGGGAGGTGGCTCGCGATGTACGCGGCGGTGGCCGAGCGCAGGTGGCAGGAGCCGGCGGCAGCCCAGGCGCAGGAGGTGGCCCGATGACCGAGACGCAGCGCGAACGTCCCCTCGTGTCGGTGGTGATCACCGCCTATCACGACGAGCGCACCGTGGCCGCGGCGATCGAGAGCGCGCTGGCCCAGGACTACGCCCCGACGGAGGTCGTCGTGGTGCTCGACGGCCCGAAGGACGGCACGGCCGCGGTGGTGCGGGCCTACGCCGACCGCGTGCGCATCATCGAAAAGGAGAACGGCGGCACCTCCTCGGCGCGAAACCGCGGGCTCGCGGAGGCCCGCGGCGCGTGGATCCAGTTCCTCGACGCCGATGACGTCCTCCTGCCGACGAAGGTCTCCGCCTCGCTCGCCGCGCTCGAGCGCTCCCCCTGTCGCGCCGACGTGGGGCTCATCTTCACCGGGTACTTCCGCATCGACGCAGCCGGCAAGGTGCTCGCCACGCATTACGCCGAGGAGTACAGCCGCGAGAAGCTGCTGCGCGTGCCGGGGCACGTCACGCCGAACCCCATGCTGCGTCGCGACTGGCTGCTCGCCCTCGGCGGCTACGCGGGGCGCTACATCTACGCCGAGGACACGGAGCTCTACCACCGGCTGGGGCTGACCAAGGCCATGCTGGGGGTGCGCGAGCCCCACTTCCTCTACCGCGCCTCCGACACGCAGAAGACGCGCGTGATGCGCGCCCACGAGCAAGGGAACCTGCTCGTGCTCGAGCCCGAGCGGATCCGCCGCGAGTACGACGAGCTCTTCGCCCAGGTGACCCCGCCGTGGATGCACCCCGTCGGCGAGCTGAGCCGTCGAGGCGTGCTCGAGGTCGGGCTCAAGTGCACCCACAGCTGCAAGTTCTGCTACTACAGCTTCCACGACGGCTCGACCGACCAGTTTGCCGGCATGCGCCGCGCCACGATGCGCTCGTTCGACGAGTGCAAGCAGATCCTGCAGGGGATGGCGGCGGCGGGGCTGACCCACTTCGACATTACGGGGGGCGAGCCGACGATCCACCGCGAGATCGTCGACATCGTGCGCTACGGGCTCGACGAGCTCGGGCTGCGGGCGCGCATCATCACGCTCGGGCAGTTCCTGCTGCGCCCCATGGGCAAGGGGCGCAAGCTCCTCCTCGACGAGCTGCTCGAGGCCGGGCTCGACGACTTCTTGCTCTCGGTCCACGCGGTGGATCCGGCGCTCTTCCAGGAGACGACCGGTGAGAGCTTCGAGAAACTCTCGCAGGTGATGGACGTCCTCGACGCGCGCGGCTTCTCCTACGGCTCGAACACGCTCGTCTACCAGCATAACTACCGCCACCTGCCCGAGATCGCACAGCACCTGATCCGACGTCGCGTGCGCATCTCGAACTTCATCGTCATGAACACCTACTTCCGCTGGAACGAGGACCAGCGGATGCTCGGCGTGCAGGCGCGGTATCGCGAGGTGAAGCCGTACCTCGAACACGCCGCGCGGATCCTCGAGGACGCAGGCGTGGCCGTGAACGTGCGCTACGGGCCGCTCTGCGCCTACCGCGGCCTCGAGAAGCACTTCGTGGGGGTGCTAGGCGTCGAGCTCGACCCCTACGAGTGGCGCACGACGCTGCGGACGGGGCAGGTCAAGGAGCACCGCTCGGTGGCCGAGTACCTCGAGCACCAGCGCGCGCAGCTCGCGGACGCCGGGTCGATGTTCACCAAGAGCTACGGGCGCAAGTGCGAAGGGTGTGCGGTGCGGCCGATCTGCGACGGAGTGGACGTGAAGTACGCCGCGCAGTACGGGTGGGACGAGTTCGACCCCTATCCGCTCGCCCCGGGGCAGGGCCCGGTGACCGATCCGATGGCCTTCCGGGCGCAGAATCCGCGCGCCTTCGTGGTGAAGAACGAGGGGGCGTCGCGCCGCGAGCTCGGCCTCGTCGCGTCGCCGGCGGGGCTGCGGCTGCTCGCCCAGCAGAGCTTCCCCCCGACGGTGGAGCAGCGGCTCGGTCGCGGGGACCTGGAGGGTGCGGCGCGCGAGCTCGAGCAGCGACTCGTCGGGCCGGAGGCGCCGCGCGAGACCTATCCCCAGCTGCTCGCGATCTACAAGGAGCTCGACGCGGCCGAGGCCGTGGACCGGCTGGAAGCGTGCCTCTGCGGGCGCGACGATCTGCCCACCTCGGCGATCCTACTTTTTCGCGCACGCGTGGCCCGCGGGCTCGTGGGGCAGGTGCCGAAGGCGCTCACGGTGCTCGAGCGGGTGGACGCGGCCGAGTCGGACGGCGGGGCAGAGACGCGCGCCTCCTTGAGCTCCTGAGCAGAGCCCTTGACGTCTGTCGAGCGCGCAGGCCTCATCAGAGCTCTCGAGGAGCTCGCCCGTGGGACTCGTCCGCCTCCCTCTCGTCGTCGTGGCCGCTGCCGCGGCGCTAGCCACCTCGCTCGGCCATGCCGACGCCGAGGAGCTCGACCATCGCCTCGGTGCGGCCAGCGCGAGCGAGCTCACGGGCGGCGTACGGACGGCGCCCAAGACCTTCACCCTCGGGGCCTACGCCGAGGTCTGCTACCAGTGGAACTTCAACACGCCCGGGAACGACCTCACGAACTACCGGGGTTTCGACAACCGCCATAACAGCTTCACGCTCCCCAACGTGGCCTTCGACGCCCAGTGGGACTACAAGGGAGTCGTCGGCCGCGTGACCTTGCAGGTTGGCCACACCGCGAGCACCTACTACGGCGCCGAACCCGGGCGGTCGGGGGCGGCGGGGGCGAACGCTTCGGGACCCGAGCTCTGGAGGTTCGTGCAGCAGGCCTACGTGGGCTACCGGATCCCCGTCGGGCGGGGGCTCCTCGTGCAGGCCGGACTCTTCCTCTCGCCGATCGGGCCGGAGGGGATCGCCGTGCGCGACAACTGGAACTGGTCTCGCTCGACGCTCTTCTTCGCGTTGCCCTACTACCACACGGGCCTGCGCGTGAGCTATCCGCTCTCGGATAGGTGGGCTCTGACGCTCGCGGCGTACAACGGCTGGAACAGCGTGGTCGACAACAACGCCGAGAAGTCCATCTCGCTCCAGGCGACCTACACGCGGCCCGAGCGCCTGGCGCTCAGCGTGCTCTACTTCGTGGGAGTGGAGCGCGAGCGCGAGGCGAGGGAGGGTCGGGCCTGGCGGCATCTTCTCGACGCGCACGCGACGTGGGACGTGGTGCCTCGCCTCTCTCTGCTCCTGCACCTCGACGGCGGGCTCGAGCCCAACGCGATGGGTCTGAGCGCCTGGATCGGGGCGGCGCTCTACGCGCGGGTGAAGCTCCTGCGGTGGCTCTACCTGGCGGCACGGGGTGATGCCCTCTACGAGCGCGTCCCCGCGGGTGCGACCGCGGTCTTCTACCCCGCCTCCTGGGTCGCCTCGGGGACGGGGACTGTCGAGCTACGCCCGCACGAGCGCGTGGTCTTCCGGCTCGAGTACCGCCACGACCACGGCGCGCGTGACCTCTACTTCGCGGGGGCCGTCCAAGGTGCGGGGACGCCCACCGCGCCCTATCTACCCAATCGGCGCTACCAGGACACGCTCACCGTAGGCGCGACCACCTGGTTCTGAGGCCGCTGCCTCAGTGCCCGAACTCGAGCGGGAAGCGGCTGTCGATGGTCGCCCCCTCCGCCGGCGGGTTCGGGTGATTGAAGACCACCACCGCACGGTAGATCGACAGCAGGCGACCGTTGTAGTCCCCGTGCACGAGCGAGCGCACGAAGGAGGCCGGGTTCGCGTGCGTCGAGATCTGGCGCGAGACGTACTTGTTCAGCCAGGAGGTGATCCAGGTGGTGCAGTTGTGTTCCCCGTCGGCGCGACCGCTGATGTAGGGGGGCGTCCCGCCGTAGTAGTCCGACGGGCCGAGCGTCCCCTCG carries:
- a CDS encoding serine/threonine protein kinase — its product is MRPQPFGRYQLLDRISSGGMAEVFLAKTQGVRGFEKVLAIKRILPLVAEDADFQTMFVDEAQISAHLTHANVAQVLEFGQIEGQYFIAMEYVAGRDLRALRTRLAETGRHMPVDMALHIAARVCQGLDYAHRQKFPDGRSMEIIHRDVSPPNILISYEGQVKIIDFGIAKAASRSTRTRAGKLKGKFAYMSPEQVEGVQLDHRSDIFAVGIVLYEMLTNRRPFEGENQLATLNLVRKAVTDPPSTVNPEVPLEVDRIVARALMRKADERYGWASELRADIERYFGRAGTAFETHHLADWMKREFAGEVEAERRLMQRISQLQADDDAEVKAPSVDGGASRRGRDPRDLTPAIDLDQPPPRTEALAPTADARSLDAPLPATQAVTGPLPPVRAKRATPEPEPLPPTGRRQILPAATPSSSPSRETMTGGDEGDLQADGWHEPTTLDESDTGERPNPPVAAPGRPGARAAGGRGAEGRTNAWVAPTEKDDDEDEPPETSQHAALLSEEELEEDASDEDDEPVDELPMGKTTVLHRGSTDDVLAHLPTMAVPIPGRGGDEADAGAQTRILPPGASRPRVVTGPRASVPRPEHRGGAQVSGVVESLADDFEEMDAPAPIRKKARTDRLGREGRGETGKKKRRVQNTAVGFGEGVRRALSRLTSTQIVVLVASATLVFIGLAVLVGLLVADSSTEGSSEGTGSLIITSSPPAACTVGIDDRPRGLLSPGASMTLAGVPAGPHAVSLTCVGYKPFSRAALVNASQVTLVEAQLQRE
- a CDS encoding SDR family NAD(P)-dependent oxidoreductase; this translates as MASPEALYGAGTSILITGASSGIGAVLAEHLAQYGGRLALVARRADRLEEVAAKVRAAGGEPLVIVADVSDASAVARAHAEIAERQGAVQVAFLNAGIGATMPIHRFKAEIPVRAMQVNYFGAVYWIEHLLPPMLERSAGVIVGISSLAALASMPANGGYSASKAALSNLLSSLRMEAAPRGLQISTVEPGFVRSELTDQNKTPMPFLMETLDAVRIICDEVADGRAVIRFPWPMSAALRVLQTIPRPLYERIGAAMAGKMTRKKSSPTPKH
- a CDS encoding glycosyltransferase yields the protein MTETQRERPLVSVVITAYHDERTVAAAIESALAQDYAPTEVVVVLDGPKDGTAAVVRAYADRVRIIEKENGGTSSARNRGLAEARGAWIQFLDADDVLLPTKVSASLAALERSPCRADVGLIFTGYFRIDAAGKVLATHYAEEYSREKLLRVPGHVTPNPMLRRDWLLALGGYAGRYIYAEDTELYHRLGLTKAMLGVREPHFLYRASDTQKTRVMRAHEQGNLLVLEPERIRREYDELFAQVTPPWMHPVGELSRRGVLEVGLKCTHSCKFCYYSFHDGSTDQFAGMRRATMRSFDECKQILQGMAAAGLTHFDITGGEPTIHREIVDIVRYGLDELGLRARIITLGQFLLRPMGKGRKLLLDELLEAGLDDFLLSVHAVDPALFQETTGESFEKLSQVMDVLDARGFSYGSNTLVYQHNYRHLPEIAQHLIRRRVRISNFIVMNTYFRWNEDQRMLGVQARYREVKPYLEHAARILEDAGVAVNVRYGPLCAYRGLEKHFVGVLGVELDPYEWRTTLRTGQVKEHRSVAEYLEHQRAQLADAGSMFTKSYGRKCEGCAVRPICDGVDVKYAAQYGWDEFDPYPLAPGQGPVTDPMAFRAQNPRAFVVKNEGASRRELGLVASPAGLRLLAQQSFPPTVEQRLGRGDLEGAARELEQRLVGPEAPRETYPQLLAIYKELDAAEAVDRLEACLCGRDDLPTSAILLFRARVARGLVGQVPKALTVLERVDAAESDGGAETRASLSS
- a CDS encoding porin: MGLVRLPLVVVAAAAALATSLGHADAEELDHRLGAASASELTGGVRTAPKTFTLGAYAEVCYQWNFNTPGNDLTNYRGFDNRHNSFTLPNVAFDAQWDYKGVVGRVTLQVGHTASTYYGAEPGRSGAAGANASGPELWRFVQQAYVGYRIPVGRGLLVQAGLFLSPIGPEGIAVRDNWNWSRSTLFFALPYYHTGLRVSYPLSDRWALTLAAYNGWNSVVDNNAEKSISLQATYTRPERLALSVLYFVGVEREREAREGRAWRHLLDAHATWDVVPRLSLLLHLDGGLEPNAMGLSAWIGAALYARVKLLRWLYLAARGDALYERVPAGATAVFYPASWVASGTGTVELRPHERVVFRLEYRHDHGARDLYFAGAVQGAGTPTAPYLPNRRYQDTLTVGATTWF